GTGGTGTTGGTTGGTTGGTTGGTTGGTTGAGGGTGATTCAGGGCAGATCCAACCCGGTACTATGCTTACTCGTCTGGTAGCAAACGAGCCAGCTTTTTCAACGCCGTTTCGGCGACCTCAAGCTCTTGCTCCGCCGCATCGGCCCATTTCTGGGCCAGTGACTCCAGTTCGTCTTCCTGCTGCACTCGAAGGCACCATTGAAAGTGATCATGCCATGCGCCGAGCGCAGCTTGAGCCTTCTTCAGTGACGCAGCTGCATCATTCGGCAGTGGCGATAATGAGGGGAAAGCGTCGGTAAGATAGCGGGTGCGTTTTACCAGTATGCGCAACTGATGTCGGTCGAGCTCAGCATCATGCACCCCCGCATGCAGCTTCCTGATTTGCCGGTTCAGCGCTTTGCTGATAGTACGCTTGAGCTCAGCTGAGTCATCACCGAGTCTGGATCGGGCAAACGCGGCAGGCCATTGGTCAAGCTCGGCAAACAGGTGCTGCATCTCCGGCGCTTGGGTAATCTGCTGATATTCAGTCTCCAACGAAGCACGCCTTGTGCCCGCCAGCGCCGAATAGCCCTGCTTTTGCAACTCAACGATCAGCACTTCCAGATCTCGCGTCGGAGTCGTCAGTCGACCAACCGCAGCGGTGGCCTCGCGCAAAGCATGGTTTTCAGGTAACGAGCGGAGAGGGCCTATTAAGCTGCGGATACGCCTGACAGCGATGCGCAAATCGTGCAGCGCCTCATCATCCGAATTCTTCTCTAGCCGCCTGTAAGCCTTATGTAGAGCTGTTGCGAGGTTTTGGATTTCTGCAACATACTGGCCTAGGAACATATTCAGCCCCACCCAGCATTTGAAGTGAATGCCATGAGGCTAGCAGGGATTCAGCGAAGCGGTACCTGAGCTAAGTCAATTCATGACGCCGCGCAACTCGCCGGGATCGACCTGACACTGAACGCCCGGTACGGACTCAACGACCGGTTCGTTTTAGCGTAACTGACCGCTGGCAACCTGCTGCTTGAGCGCTTGCACATAGCGGCG
Above is a genomic segment from Halopseudomonas litoralis containing:
- a CDS encoding CHAD domain-containing protein, with product MFLGQYVAEIQNLATALHKAYRRLEKNSDDEALHDLRIAVRRIRSLIGPLRSLPENHALREATAAVGRLTTPTRDLEVLIVELQKQGYSALAGTRRASLETEYQQITQAPEMQHLFAELDQWPAAFARSRLGDDSAELKRTISKALNRQIRKLHAGVHDAELDRHQLRILVKRTRYLTDAFPSLSPLPNDAAASLKKAQAALGAWHDHFQWCLRVQQEDELESLAQKWADAAEQELEVAETALKKLARLLPDE